GACGTCCTTGGTCAGGGGTATCACAAAGTCTTTGTACATGGCCACCACGGCATCGGCGTCAATCTTGGCCTGGTTCTCCGGGCCCGCTCCAATGGAAGGGTCGGTTCCGTAGGTCAACACCTTGAGCCTAAGGCGCTCGAGGACCTTCTTCTCCACGGCGGCGTTGGTGATGGCCTCGGCGATGCCCTCGCGGTCCTCGGCCTTGATGAGCTTTGTGTACTTTTCCGGATCGGACTGGAACTTGGACTCGGCGACAAACTTGCCAAAGTGTATCCTACGGGAGAGGGCCTGGAGGCAGGCAATATCGCAGGTAGCCGAGGAGCCGTAGTTCTCCTGGGACTCGCCGCGGTCCTCGCGGCAGAAATCGGGGCAGAGTGCGGGGAGGAACTTGTCCACGTAAAAGTCCTTGATCTGGTTGTTGACGTTGACGTCGTTGGGGTGCAGGATGCGCGGGTAGTGCAGGGGCTTGAGGATCTGCTTCTGGACGGCTGAGGGGAAGAAGGGGTACTCGTCGGGAGAGTCGTAGCGGCGGATGATGGACTGCAGCTTTTCCTGTTCGCAGAGGTACCAGTCCATGAAGCTCAGTTCGCTGTTTGGTATGTTGAGCGCTCCGGGGACATAAATCGTTTTATTACGGGCAAACTGGGCACGCTCGATAAGGTGAAAAGTGATGGTATCCTCGAGACGACTGTGTGTTCGTTGGGATTAGTTGTGAGTCAACAAATAGCGTTGGAGGTTGGAGGGGGAACCGACATCAACTGGTAGCGAATGCGGGACAAATCCAACGCCTTGGAGGGGTCCGATAGGTCAATGAGAGAGTCCATTTCGTCGTCAATTGATTGAAAGCCGGTTGAATATTGGTAGACCAGTCCCTGGGAGTGATGCTGGTGCGCAGAAGGAGTTTGGACGACGGGTTGGGGCGGGTAACGCATTCGGACTGCTTATTGTCGGGTCGTAAAGGGGAAAAAGCTTGACGGTCGTGAGGATTTGGCTGGGTGCGGGCGGGTGACAACCGAGGCCGATGACGCTCCCAGCGAAAAGGGACAAGTCCCCGGTGGGCACTCCAGaacagaaaaaaaagaagactcGTCCCAACGCAGCACAAGCGCGAGGCTGCCCGTCTCCGACCCCCCGTGCACTGCACCTGCAGGTCGCTGCCCCCAAGAGATCGGGTGGCTTAAGCGGGCACCAATCAGTGGCCCCTGCCATCCTTCACAGTTGAAGTGGCCCCCCCCAAATCTTGCAGCCTCGTACCTCGTTAGCGTGCCCAGGTGTCCCGTGTGCCCGTGTGCCCCGTGCAGGGAGCTTCTCGGGTGTTTAGCGCGTCATCCAGAACAGGAGGCGTCCCCAACCGGGTTCTTGCCGGGATCACTGCTTGGAGTGTGGATACGTATCTGATTCTCGACCGAGACGACAAAACTCGACCCGGTCGACAAGAAGCACAAACCCGGAGCGAGCTGTTCCCACAACGCCCAGCTGCGAAATCACCACCTTTTCTCCTTTTCCGCCCCGTTCGTCCTCCCTTGCCTCCTCCCCTTTGTGCCACTCATTGTCGCGCACATCGGACGGGAGAGCACACGTACGCATGGCCGCCTCGGATCACGACCAGTACGGCTTCCACGACGATGCGGCCGCCGGAGACGACCAATCCGTCTTGTCTGTAAGTTGACCTTTGCCACCCGCGTGACCACTTTGTCCGTCGTAACTTGGATGATTGACCAAAGTGTCGTATCGGTGCCTAGACTCGCGGTATAGAAGCATTCGGGCGCAAGGTCACGACAACAGCAAGCCATTTGATGGGTCCTCTGTCCGAGCAAGGGAACAGTAATCATCACCACTACCATGGCGCCCTGGCCGAGGTTCACAAGCAGCTCCGGCGGCCAACTATCCAACGAAGCATGTTTTCCATGGCAAAAACCACGCCGACAGACATGGTCCGGTCCAAGCTGTCCACGACGGAGATCCAGCATCGCGCCCTGACGTATTTACCCGACGAACTGCTAGCGAACATTCCCGAGAGCGACAATTCCTACTCCCTCTTCCAGGGTTTCAAAGCGAGCTTCCCGGACCTGACCGAAGAAGGTAGGAAGCACCGACGGCGGGTATCGAGGGGCAGGAAGCTTTTGGAGGACACGGAAAACACTGCCGGCACACCGCAAGCGCTGCACAATCTGAAAAAAGACAAGGCCTCGATGATGCACGAGCTCGAGATGCTGGGTGTTCGTAAAAACATGGCAAGTAGTGAGATCCGTGACATCGACAACAAAATCGCCAATCTGCACGGTATGCGCCGGATCATCCTGGACAGACTGGCCAACTTGGAGCAGGAGGAAACATTGCTGGAACATGACCGTGAGTTGCACAACCATCTGAGCTCTTAGGTGACTTGCTCGGTACTGACTAGCTCCAGTCATGGATGTCGAGACACGGTTAGAAGACGCTCAGGAGCTTGTCGACGAAGCCGAGTCGATTGCGATAAACACACCTACGAAGACCGAGGAAGACCTGGCTGGTGAGGATGACTCTGGTTTCATGTCACAGTCGGTGTACGAGAAGCTCCCAACAACAGCTGGCACACCTGCATCAAAGGCAAAGAAAAGAGTGGTCCGCCGGAAATCGATGCCAATCTTGCACGAGCATTTTGAAGCAGGCACGGCTATTAGGGAAATTCGCGCGCACCAGGATACGATTACGGCTCTCGACTTTGACGCACCCTTCGGAACAATGGTGACTTCGGCCATGGACGACTCGATCAGGGTCTGGGATCTTAATGCTGGACGATGCATCGGTTTGCTGGATGGGCATACGGCCTCAGTTCGCACACTGCAGGTTGACGACAACTTCCTCGCGACCGGTGGCATGGACGCAACGATTCGACTTTGGGACTTGAGCAAGGCACACTACGACCCCCACGGAAGCCAGTACGGAAGGGACGAAGATGAAGATGGCATCGCATTTGAGAACCCCGACGATGGACCGGTTGAGCCTCCTGAAGGAAGCATGAGAGATTGTCACCTCTACACCCTGCAATCCCACGTTGACGAAATCACGGCACTCCACTTCAGAAACGATACGCTCGTGTCCGGCTCGGCAGACAAGACATTGCGACAGTGGGATCTCGAAAAGGGCCGATGCGTTCAGACTCTGGACGTTATGTGGGCTGCAGCGCAGGCATCCGCGTCTCTCGGCAGTGAAAGCTCCTGGAGGCAGACGAACCGGGCACCCGCACAGCAAGCCGATTTCATCGGTGCCCTCCAAATCTTCGAGACTGCTCTTGCGTGCGGTACTGCCGACGGCATGGTTCGGTTGTGGGATTTGCGAAGCGGACAGGTTCACCGAAGCTTAGTGGGACACACAGGACCGGTGACGTGCTTGCAATTCGATGACGTTCACCTTGTGACTGGCAGCATGGACAGGAGCATCAGAGTGAGTTTGGTCCTGCTTCCTTCAACCTAGGGCATTGCTAATCATCAACAGATCTGGGATCTCCGTACAGGATCTATCTACGACGCCTACGCGTACGACAACGCTATCACAAGCATGATGTTTGATGAGCGGAGAATCGTCAGCGCAGCAGGCGAGGACGTTGTGAAGGTGTACGATAAGGTGGAAGGCCGCCAATGGGACTGCGGTGCGGGCATCTCTGATGCCGAGGAGGGCAAGACGCCTGCCGTCGTGGAGCGTGTACGTGTCAAGGACGGCTACCTGGTGGAGGGACGACAGGACGGTATTGTAGGAGTATGGACATGTTAGAGTATACAGAACCCCCTTTCAACAGAGCGAATACAACGCGATTATGACACAGGCAGAGGATGGGAAAGCAATGCAACGCTGAGGAGATGTGATGAGGCGACCCGGGGATATTTACATTTAGACATAGCAATGCTAACGTCTAAAACCCCCTTTTTTCGACTCTGAGAACGCAGCCGTTGAAGCCATGTAGCTACGTATGTAGGGGTGTTCATCCGACATGCTCCCGAGCTGAAATGCAGGACGTAGTTGCCATCATCAGACGGAGGGAGACCCGCTCAACCAAACATCcccaacttttttttttctcgtACCTTTGCATCAATTACCCACGCCAAAATCCACTAGACTTAATCCAGCATCCGGCTTCCGTGAGAGCCTTTCATACCATAACCAAGAAGTTCCAAGAGAGTAAAAGGGGGCGTGTGTATGAGGGCATAGAAGAAGGGCTCTGGGGGGAGAGGGAGCTTCGAAATGTCCGTCTTTGATAACCCCGCCCTCGTCAAAGAGTGCAGCGGTGCAGTGGCTTCAATCTACGCGGACGTCGTCGGCCACCTCACCGCCGATTTACCCCGGTTTCCGCGACTGTTTGAGAGCATTACCGAAGGACACAGTCTGGAACCCGTTGGTTCGGAGATTTTGAGGGTTGTAGAGGGGCTGGCTTTTGAGGTTCTGGGGCTGTGCGCGGCAGCGGGCTATAGTGTGGATTTGAGCGACTatacagcagcagcagcaccaccaccaccaccgccgccgtcaCCATTGTTAGGAGGATCGGAGTCGGTGGTTGAGCGTCTCGAAGGAGAGATTGAGCGGACCTACCGCCGGTTTTACGACTATGTCTACGCGAACCTGCCGTTTTGTTGGAGGTTGTTGTATACGGAGCTCAGTCTGCTCAAGTTTTCGGCGGTGGTGTTTTTGCATGTTGCCAAGAGGGCGGCGCGGGGCGAGAAGACGGAGAAGAAAGATAAAGAGGAAGAGAGCGAGGAAGAGGGAGACGATGAAGGAAAAGTGCTGGATGATCTCGTCGCCGTGCTAGACAAGGCGCTCATCCTCGCCGGCGGGGCGGGCTTGACGCGCGGGAGGAGGACGATTTCGAGATTACTCGGGTACCTCGACGACGCGGCGCCGTCGTCTTCACCGCGTTCGCCTCTCCTGGCGAGGTTTCCTTCTTCGCGGACGTTTACGCCGCCCGTGACGCGGCCTATTCGTGCCGTGGATCGCATGTCGATGTCGGCGTTTCAAGCGTACCTGGACGGTCGGTCTCGTCTAGACAAGGAGGCAGGTGTGGGCGAAGACGTGGACATGGGGCCGGAGCCGCTGGTCCTGACGTCGCTGATGACGGGGTGGCCTGCGCTCTCTACGAGACCGTGGTCGTCGCCTGGGTACTTGGTGTCGAGGACGCATGGCGGGCGGAGGCTTGTGCCGGTGGAGGTCGGGCGGAGTTACGTCGATGAGGGGTGGACGCAGGAGTTGATTCCGTTCCGGGAGCTGTTGGCGCGCGTGGTTGCGTCTGGGTCTCCGTCGACTGCAGCATCGGCAGCGACGCCAATTACGACGGAGACAACAACAATGGGGTCAGAGAAGGGAACGGAAAAGGGCACGACGTACCTCGCCCAACACGAACTCTTCGCGCAGCTCCCGCGCCTGCTCAACGACATCCTCACGCCGGACCACTGCTTCACCTCGCCGCCGGCGCACCCGTTCAACAAGGCCGCCGACAAGCCGGAGCTCGACCTGCCGTTGGTGAATGCGTGGTTTGGCCCCGCGGGGACGATCACCCCGTTGCATACGGACGGGTATCATAACCTGCTGTGCCAGGTTGTCGGGGAGAAGTACGTGCGGTTATACGCGCCGCGGGATTCGGAGGCGTTGTGTCCGAGGGGGTTCGATGGCGATGACGATTTCGACGCCGACGATGGAaacgaaggagaagaagggggTGAGGATGGAGGTGGAAAGAGAGGTCGGGGGGTGAAGAAGGTGGACATGAGCAACACCAGCGCCTTTGACGTCGGCGCCGTGGAGGGCTGGGACCCGGACGCGGAGGGCCGGGATCCGATGGAGCTCGAGGAGTTCCGGGGGCTGCGGTACTGGGACTGCGTGCTCGGCCCGGGAGAAGTGTTGTATATTCCCATCGGGTGGTGGCATTACGTCCGCAGTCTGAGTGTGAGTTTCAGCGTGAGCTTTTGGTGGAACGGGGGTCATTATGTTGGGCCGCAGGGGAGGGGAGACGAGTGATTTCATAACTTTGAGGGGAGTATGGCAAAAAAGGCACGTTTTGTAGCTTGAGAAGAGATTACCCCTCTCGAATAAGAGGTATATGTATAACAAGCCTCGGTCATGTTTTCATTCCATCATGTCATCTACGTTAAATAGTATTCATCAACTACGGCATCAgctcgcagcagcagcagcctcaTCCGCCTCGGCACTCTCCCCCGCGCCCCCCTGCGCCTGACGCCTCGCCTTGGCCCCAGCCTTCAACTTCTCCCACTTTTCGCGATACTTTTCCAGCGTCCGCGCCATCGTGCGGTTCTCCTTCTCCAGCGCCTCCATGCGCTGCATCGCCATGGCCATCTGCTCCTCGAGCTCCTTGTTCCGCGCCTTCAACACGGCGTCGGTGCTCGAcatgccaccaccaccaccaccaccaccaccaccaccggtaGTAAAAGGAGACGCCCCGACCGTCGCAGGCGACCCGGGCCGTCTCAGACGAATACTCTCCGCCAGCGCCAGGCTCGAATTCTGCGCCGTGGCCTCGAACGCGTGGAGCCGTTTGCTCAGCTTGTCGAGCATGTCCTTGAGCCCCCTGTTTTCGAGGTAGAGCTCCTCGACGGTGTTTTTGAGGTTCTGCTCTGTCTTGGGCTTGCCGGCGGCTCCCCGACGTCGGGATACGCCGGGGGAGGTTGGTGCCGCCATCATCATGGACGGAGACTCGCGGGCGTCGACGAagtcgtcctcgtcgtcctcgATGAGGCTGTCACCTGCGCCACCTCCGCCACCGCCGACGCCGCTGTGGAGCGAGGCCTCGAGGCGGCGCTTCTCCTTGTCTGCAAAGTTGAGGATGTTGGCGTAGGACATTGTGTGTCCGCTCGTTGGGACGACGTAGAAGGAGTCGTTGGGGTTGTTCGCCGAGATTGCGCGGAGGGTGGCGCGGGAGTAGATCTTGGAGAGGTCCGGTTCGGCGGGGGCCGCTGGGGAGGGTTTGAGTCTGTTGCTGCGCTTTGCCGGGGCAGGTTCGGGAGGTGCCTCGGCGTGGGGTTCGGGGACGGATGACGACGAGGTGATTGACGAGGATTCCTCGGTGATGAGGGGTAGGCCTGCGAAGGCCAGGGGCGCGGAGAGGCGGTTGATGATGTTGCCAAAGGTGCTGTAGAAGCGGGAGTATCCGTCGTCGCTGGCGGGCGAGGCGACTTCTTCCGTCTTTTTGGGCTCTGTCTCCCTTCGCGGGGAGTCGGCCGTTGGCGGGATCCATCCCGGTTTGCCGGACTGATCGAGGACGTTTTGCATCTTTGTCCTCGAGCCGTCCCGCCGGGCTTGGACTTCCATGTTGCCCGGCGCCTGGTCGTTTGTGACGCTCGGCG
This is a stretch of genomic DNA from Colletotrichum lupini chromosome 10, complete sequence. It encodes these proteins:
- a CDS encoding chorismate mutase; amino-acid sequence: MRYPPQPVVQTPSAHQHHSQGLVYQYSTGFQSIDDEMDSLIDLSDPSKALDLSRIRYQLIRLEDTITFHLIERAQFARNKTIYVPGALNIPNSELSFMDWYLCEQEKLQSIIRRYDSPDEYPFFPSAVQKQILKPLHYPRILHPNDVNVNNQIKDFYVDKFLPALCPDFCREDRGESQENYGSSATCDIACLQALSRRIHFGKFVAESKFQSDPEKYTKLIKAEDREGIAEAITNAAVEKKVLERLRLKVLTYGTDPSIGAGPENQAKIDADAVVAMYKDFVIPLTKDVEVEYLMQRLEPVE
- a CDS encoding JmjC domain-containing protein, which translates into the protein MSVFDNPALVKECSGAVASIYADVVGHLTADLPRFPRLFESITEGHSLEPVGSEILRVVEGLAFEVLGLCAAAGYSVDLSDYTAAAAPPPPPPPSPLLGGSESVVERLEGEIERTYRRFYDYVYANLPFCWRLLYTELSLLKFSAVVFLHVAKRAARGEKTEKKDKEEESEEEGDDEGKVLDDLVAVLDKALILAGGAGLTRGRRTISRLLGYLDDAAPSSSPRSPLLARFPSSRTFTPPVTRPIRAVDRMSMSAFQAYLDGRSRLDKEAGVGEDVDMGPEPLVLTSLMTGWPALSTRPWSSPGYLVSRTHGGRRLVPVEVGRSYVDEGWTQELIPFRELLARVVASGSPSTAASAATPITTETTTMGSEKGTEKGTTYLAQHELFAQLPRLLNDILTPDHCFTSPPAHPFNKAADKPELDLPLVNAWFGPAGTITPLHTDGYHNLLCQVVGEKYVRLYAPRDSEALCPRGFDGDDDFDADDGNEGEEGGEDGGGKRGRGVKKVDMSNTSAFDVGAVEGWDPDAEGRDPMELEEFRGLRYWDCVLGPGEVLYIPIGWWHYVRSLSVSFSVSFWWNGGHYVGPQGRGDE
- a CDS encoding mitochondrial division protein 1, with protein sequence MAASDHDQYGFHDDAAAGDDQSVLSTRGIEAFGRKVTTTASHLMGPLSEQGNSNHHHYHGALAEVHKQLRRPTIQRSMFSMAKTTPTDMVRSKLSTTEIQHRALTYLPDELLANIPESDNSYSLFQGFKASFPDLTEEGRKHRRRVSRGRKLLEDTENTAGTPQALHNLKKDKASMMHELEMLGVRKNMASSEIRDIDNKIANLHGMRRIILDRLANLEQEETLLEHDLMDVETRLEDAQELVDEAESIAINTPTKTEEDLAGEDDSGFMSQSVYEKLPTTAGTPASKAKKRVVRRKSMPILHEHFEAGTAIREIRAHQDTITALDFDAPFGTMVTSAMDDSIRVWDLNAGRCIGLLDGHTASVRTLQVDDNFLATGGMDATIRLWDLSKAHYDPHGSQYGRDEDEDGIAFENPDDGPVEPPEGSMRDCHLYTLQSHVDEITALHFRNDTLVSGSADKTLRQWDLEKGRCVQTLDVMWAAAQASASLGSESSWRQTNRAPAQQADFIGALQIFETALACGTADGMVRLWDLRSGQVHRSLVGHTGPVTCLQFDDVHLVTGSMDRSIRIWDLRTGSIYDAYAYDNAITSMMFDERRIVSAAGEDVVKVYDKVEGRQWDCGAGISDAEEGKTPAVVERVRVKDGYLVEGRQDGIVGVWTC